In a genomic window of Cynocephalus volans isolate mCynVol1 chromosome 1, mCynVol1.pri, whole genome shotgun sequence:
- the EIF4G1 gene encoding eukaryotic translation initiation factor 4 gamma 1 isoform X2, translated as MNKAPQPTGPPPAPSPGLPQPAFSPGQTAPVVFSTPQATQMNTPSQPRQHFYPSRAQPPSSAASRVQSAAPARPGPAAHVYPAGSQVMMIPSQISYPASQGAYYIPGQGRSTYVVPTQQYPVQPGAPGFYPGASPTEFGTYAGAYYPAQGVQQFPTGVAPTPVLMNQPPQIAPKRERKTIRIRDPNQGGKDITEEIMSGARTASTPTPPQTGGGLEPQANGESPQVAVIVRPDDRSQGAITGGRPGLPGPEHSPSESQPSSPSPTPSPPPILEPGSESNLAVLSIPGDTMTTGMIQMSVEESTPIPHETGEPYCLSPEPTPLAEPILEIEVTLSKPVPESEFSSSPLQVSTPLASHTVEIHEPNGVVPSEDLEPEMESSPELAPLPPLTCPSESPVRIVPTAQPEELLNGAPSPPAVDLSPVSEPEEQAKEVTASVAPSTVFSTTPAVAPSATSPAQEEEMEEEEEGGGGEAGEAESEKGGEELLLSESNPVPAHLSQNLEATAATQVAVSVPKRRRKIKELNKKEAVGDLLDAFKEVNPAVPEVENQPPAGNNPGPESEGSSVPPRLEEADETWDSKEDKIHNAENIQPGEQKYEYKSDQWKPLNLEEKKRYDREFLLGFQFIFASMQKPEGLPHISDVVLDKANKTPLRPLDPTRLQGINCGSDFTPSFANLGRPALSNRGPPRGGPGGELPRGPAGLGPRRSQQGPRKEPRKIIATVLMTEDIKLNKAEKAWKPSSKRTVADKDRGEEDADGSKTQDLFRRVRSILNKLTPQMFQQLMKQVTQLAIDTEERLKGVIDLIFEKAISEPNFSVAYANMCRCLMALKVPTTEKPTVTVNFRKLLLNRCQKEFEKDKDDDEVFEKKQKEMDEAATAEERGRLKEELEEARDIARRRSLGNIKFIGELFKLKMLTEAIMHDCVVKLLKNHDEESLECLCRLLTTIGKDLDFEKAKPRMDQYFTQMEKIIKEKKTSSRIRFMLQDVLDLRRSNWVPRRGDQGPKTIDQIHKEAEMEEHREHIKVQQLMAKGSDKRRGGPPGPSISRGLPLVDDGGWNTVPISKGSRPIDTSRLTKITKPGSIDSNNQLFAPGGRLSWGKGSSGGSGAKPSDAASEAARPATSTLNRFSALQQAVPTESTDNRRVVQRSSLSRERGEKAGDRGDRLERSERGGDRGDRLDRARTPTTKRSFSKEVEERSRERPSQPEGLRKAASLTEDRDRGRDAVKREATLPPVSPPKAVLSEEELEKKSKAIIEEYLHLNDMKEAVQCVQELASPSLLFIFVRHGIESTLERSAIAREHMGQLLHQLLCVGHLSTAQYYQGLYEILELAEDMEIDIPHVWLYLAELVTPILQEGGVPMGELLREITKPLRPLGKASALLLEILRLLCKSMGPKKVGTLWRGAGLSWKEFLPEGEDVGAFIAEQKVEYTVGEELEAPGQRALPSEELSRQLEKLLKEGSSNQQVLDWIEANLSEQQIASNTLVRALMTTVCYSAIIFETSLRVDVAVLKARAKLLQKYLCDEQKELQALYALQALVVKLEQPANLLRMFFDTLYDEDVVKEDAFYSWESSKDPAEQQGKGVALKSVTAFFKWLREAEEEESDHN; from the exons ATGAACAAGGCTCCACAGCCCACAGGCCCCCCACCCGCCCCATCCCCTGGACTCCCACAG CCAGCGTTTTCCCCGGGGCAGACAGCACCGGTGGTGTTCAGTACGCCACAAGCGACACAAATGAACACGCCTTCTCAGCCCCGCCAg CACTTCTACCCTAGCCGGGCCCAGCCCCCGAGCAGTGCAGCCTCCCGAGTGCAGAGTGCAGCCCCTGCCCGCCCTGGCCCAGCTGCTCATGTCTACCCTGCTGGATCCCAAGTAATGATGATCCCTTCCCAGATCTCCTATCCAGCTTCCCAGGGGGCCTACTACATCCCTGGACAG GGGCGTTCCACATATGTTGTCCCGACACAGCAGTACCCTGTGCAACCAGGAGCCCCAGGTTTCTATCCAGGTGCAAGCCCTACAGAGTTTGGGACCTACG ctgGCGCTTACTACCCAGCCCAAGGGGTGCAGCAGTTTCCCACTGGTGTGGCCCCCACCCCAGTTTTGATGAACCAGCCACCCCAGATTGCTCCAAAGAGGGAGCGTAAGACG ATCCGAATTCGAGATCCAAACCAAGGAGGGAAGGATATCACTGAGGAGATCATGTCTGGGGCTCGTACTGCCTCCACACCCACTCCTCCCCAG ACGGGAGGCGGTCTGGAGCCTCAGGCTAATGGGGAGTCGCCCCAGGTTGCTGTCATTGTCCGGCCAG ATGACCGGTCGCAGGGAGCAATCACTGGGGGCCGGCCAGGGCTGCCGGGCCCAGAGCACAGCCCTTCAGAATCACAGCCTTCATCACCTTCTCCAACCCCATCACCACCCCCTATTTTGGAACCGGGGTCTGAATCTAATCTTGCAGTCCTCTCTATTCCTGGAGACACTATGACAACGGGGATGATACAAATGTCTGTAGAGGAATCAACACCCATCCCTCATGAAACTGGGGAGCCATATTGCCTCTCTCCAGAACCCACTCCGCTCGCTGAACCCATATTGGAAATAGAAGTGACACTTAGCAAACCAGTTCCAGAATCTGAGTTCTCGTCAAGTCCTCTCCAGGTTTCCACCCCTCTGGCATCTCACACAGTGGAAATTCATGAGCCTAATGGCGTGGTCCCATCTGAGGATCTGGAACCAGAGATGGAGTCAAGCCCAGAActtgcccctctccctcccctgacTTGTCCTTCTGAATCCCCTGTGCGCATTGTTCCAACTGCCCAACCTGAGGAATTGCTCAACGGAGCCCCCTCGCCACCAGCTGTGGACTTAAGCCCAGTCAGTGAGCCAGAGGAGCAGGCCAAGGAAGTTACAGCATCAGTGGCCCCCTCCACTGTCTTCTCTACCACTCCAGCTGTGGCTCCTTCAGCTACTTCCCCTGCtcaggaggaggaaatggaggaagaagaagaaggaggaggaggagaagcaggagaaGCTGAGAgtgagaagggaggagaggaacTGCTCCTCTCAGAGAGCAACCCTGTCCCAGCCCACTTGTCCCAGAATTTGGAGGCAACAGCAGCCACCCAAG tggcAGTATCTGTGCCAAAGAGGAGACGGAAAATTAAGGAGCTAAATAAGAAGGAGGCTGTGGGAGACCTTCTAGATGCCTTCAAGGAG GTGAACCCAGCAGTACCAGAAGTGGAAAATCAGCCTCCTGCAGGCAATAATCCAGGTCCAGAGTCTGAGGGCAGCAGTGTGCCCCCACGGCTTGAGGAAGCAGATGAGACCTGGGActcaaaggaagacaaaattCACAATGCTGAGAACATCCAGCCTGGGGAACAGAAGTATGAATATAAGTCAG ATCAGTGGAAACCTTTAAACCTTGAGGAGAAAAAGCGTTATGACCGTGAGTTCCTACTTGGCTTTCAGTTCATCTTTGCCAGTATGCAGAAGCCAGAGGGATTGCCGCATATCAGTGATGTGGTACTGGACAAG GCCAATAAGACACCACTGCGGCCGCTGGATCCCACCAGACTACAAGGCATAAATTGTGGCTCAGACTTCACCCCATCCTTTGCTAACCTTGGCCGACCAGCCCTTAGCAACCGAGGGCCCCCAAGGGGTGGGCCAGGTGGGGAGCTGCCCCGAGGGCCG GCTGGCCTTGGACCCCGGCGCTCTCAGCAGGGCCCCCGAAAGGAGCCACGGAAGATCATTGCTACAGTGTTAATGACCGAAGACATAAAACTGAACAAAGCGGAGAAGGCCTGGAAACCCAGCAGTAAGCGGACGGTGGCTGATAAGGACCGAGGGGAGGAGGATGCAGATGGTAGCAAAACCCAG GACCTGTTCCGCAGGGTACGCTCCATCCTGAATAAGCTGACACCCCAGATGTTCCAGCAGCTGATGAAGCAAGTGACGCAGCTGGCCATCGACACCGAGGAACGCCTCAAAGGGGTCATTGATCTCATCTTTGAGAAGGCCATTTCAGAGCCCAACTTCTCTGTGGCCTATGCCAACATGTGCCGCTGCCTAATGGCG CTTAAAGTGCCCACGACAGAAAAGCCAACAGTGACTGTGAACTTCCGAAAACTCTTGTTGAATCGATGTCAGAAGGagtttgaaaaagacaaagatgatgATGAGGTTTTTGAGAAGAAGCAAAAAGAGATGGATGAAGCTGCTACG GCAGAGGAACGGGGACGCCTGAAGGAAGAGCTGGAAGAGGCTAGGGACATAGCCCGGCGGCGCTCTTTAGGGAATATCAAGTTTATTGGGGAGTTGTTCAAGCTGAAGATGTTAACAGAGGCAATAATGCATGACTGTGTGGTCAAACTACTAAAAAACCATGATGAAGAGTCCCTTGAATGCCTTTGCCGTCTGCTCACCACCATTGGGAAAGACCTGGACTTTGAAAAAGCCAAG CCCCGAATGGATCAGTATTTCACCCAGatggaaaaaattattaaagaaaagaagacatcATCCCGTATCCGCTTTATGCTGCAGGATGTGCTGGATCTGCGACGG AGCAATTGGGTGCCACGCAGAGGGGATCAGGGTCCCAAGACTATTGACCAGATCCACAAGGAGGCTGAGATGGAGGAGCATCGGGAGCACATTAAAGTGCAGCAACTCATGGCCAAGGGCAGCGACAAGCGTCGGGGTGgccctccaggtccatccatca GCCGTGGCCTTCCACTTGTGGATGATGGTGGCTGGAACACAGTCCCCATCAGCAAAGGCAGCCGCCCCATTGACACCTCACGACTCACCAAGATCACGAAG cCTGGCTCCATTGATTCTAACAATCAGCTCTTTGCACCTGGAGGGCGACTGAGCTGGGGAAAGGGAAGCAGTGGAGGCTCAGGAGCCAAGCCTTCAGATGCAG CATCAGAAGCTGCTCGTCCAGCTACTAGTACCTTGAATCGCTTCTCAGCCCTTCAGCAAGCAGTACCCACAGAAAGCACAGATAATAGACGTGTGGTACAGAG gAGTAGCCTGAGCCGGGAACGAGGTGAAAAAGCTGGGGACCGGGGAGACCGCCTAGAGCGGAGTGAACGGGGAGGTGACCGTGGGGATCGGCTTGATCGTGCAAGGACACCCACCACCAAGCGGAGCTTCAGCAAGGAAGTGGAGGAGCGGAGTAGAGAACGGCCCTCTCAACCTGAGGGACTGCGCAAGGCAGCTAGCCTCACGGAGGATCGGGACCGCGGTCGGGATGCTG TGAAGCGGGAAGCCACCCTGCCCCCAGTAAGCCCTCCAAAGGCTGTACTGTCTGAGGAGGAGCTGGAGAAGAAATCCAAGGCCATTATTGAGGAATATCTGCATCTCAATGACATGAAG GAGGCAGTACAGTGTGTGCAGGAGCTGGCCTCGCCCTCCCTGCTCTTCATCTTTGTACGACATGGCATCGAGTCCACACTGGAGCGCAGCGCCATTGCTCGTGAACATATGGGACAGCTGCTGCACCAGCTGCTCTGTGTTGGACACCTCTCCACTGCTCAGTACTACCAAGG GCTGTATGAAATTTTGGAATTGGCTGAGGACATGGAAATTGACATCCCCCATGTGTGGCTCTACCTAGCAGAACTGGTAACACCCATTCTGCAGGAAGGTGGGGTGCCCATGGGGGAGCTGTTGAG ggAGATTACAAAGCCTTTGAGACCCCTGGGCAAAGCTTCTGCCCTGTTGCTGGAGATCCTGCGGCTCCTGTGCAAAAGCATG GGTCCCAAAAAGGTGGGGACACTGTGGCGaggggctgggctcagctggaagGAATTTCTACCTGAAGGCGAGGACGTTGGTGCATTCATCGCTGAGCAG AAGGTGGAGTATACCGTGGGAGAGGAGTTAGAAGCCCCTGGCCAGAGGGCACTCCCCTCTGAGGAGCTGAGCAGGCAGCTAGAGAAGCTGCTGAAGGAGGGCAGCAGTAACCAGCAGGTGTTGGACTGGATAGAG GCTAACCTGAGTGAGCAGCAGATAGCATCCAATACGTTAGTTCGAGCGCTCATGACAACTGTCTGCTATTCTGCAATTATCT TTGAGACTTCCCTCCGAGTGGATGTTGCAGTGCTGAAAGCGCGAGCGAAACTGCTACAGAAATACCTATGTGATGAGCAGAAGGAGCTGCAGGCACTCTATGCCCTCCAGGCCCTTGTAGTGAAATTAGAACAACCTGCCA ACCTGCTTCGGATGTTCTTTGATACCCTGTACGATGAGGACGTGGTGAAGGAGGATGCCTTCTACAGCTGGGAGAGTAGCAAGGACCCAGCTGAGCAACAGGGCAAGGGCGTGGCCCTTAAATCTGTCACAGCTTTCTTCAAGTGGCTTCGTGAGGCGGAGGAGGAGGAGTCTGACCACAACTGA
- the EIF4G1 gene encoding eukaryotic translation initiation factor 4 gamma 1 isoform X1, producing the protein MNKAPQPTGPPPAPSPGLPQPAFSPGQTAPVVFSTPQATQMNTPSQPRQHFYPSRAQPPSSAASRVQSAAPARPGPAAHVYPAGSQVMMIPSQISYPASQGAYYIPGQGRSTYVVPTQQYPVQPGAPGFYPGASPTEFGTYAGAYYPAQGVQQFPTGVAPTPVLMNQPPQIAPKRERKTIRIRDPNQGGKDITEEIMSGARTASTPTPPQTGGGLEPQANGESPQVAVIVRPDDRSQGAITGGRPGLPGPEHSPSESQPSSPSPTPSPPPILEPGSESNLAVLSIPGDTMTTGMIQMSVEESTPIPHETGEPYCLSPEPTPLAEPILEIEVTLSKPVPESEFSSSPLQVSTPLASHTVEIHEPNGVVPSEDLEPEMESSPELAPLPPLTCPSESPVRIVPTAQPEELLNGAPSPPAVDLSPVSEPEEQAKEVTASVAPSTVFSTTPAVAPSATSPAQEEEMEEEEEGGGGEAGEAESEKGGEELLLSESNPVPAHLSQNLEATAATQVAVSVPKRRRKIKELNKKEAVGDLLDAFKEVNPAVPEVENQPPAGNNPGPESEGSSVPPRLEEADETWDSKEDKIHNAENIQPGEQKYEYKSDQWKPLNLEEKKRYDREFLLGFQFIFASMQKPEGLPHISDVVLDKANKTPLRPLDPTRLQGINCGSDFTPSFANLGRPALSNRGPPRGGPGGELPRGPQAGLGPRRSQQGPRKEPRKIIATVLMTEDIKLNKAEKAWKPSSKRTVADKDRGEEDADGSKTQDLFRRVRSILNKLTPQMFQQLMKQVTQLAIDTEERLKGVIDLIFEKAISEPNFSVAYANMCRCLMALKVPTTEKPTVTVNFRKLLLNRCQKEFEKDKDDDEVFEKKQKEMDEAATAEERGRLKEELEEARDIARRRSLGNIKFIGELFKLKMLTEAIMHDCVVKLLKNHDEESLECLCRLLTTIGKDLDFEKAKPRMDQYFTQMEKIIKEKKTSSRIRFMLQDVLDLRRSNWVPRRGDQGPKTIDQIHKEAEMEEHREHIKVQQLMAKGSDKRRGGPPGPSISRGLPLVDDGGWNTVPISKGSRPIDTSRLTKITKPGSIDSNNQLFAPGGRLSWGKGSSGGSGAKPSDAASEAARPATSTLNRFSALQQAVPTESTDNRRVVQRSSLSRERGEKAGDRGDRLERSERGGDRGDRLDRARTPTTKRSFSKEVEERSRERPSQPEGLRKAASLTEDRDRGRDAVKREATLPPVSPPKAVLSEEELEKKSKAIIEEYLHLNDMKEAVQCVQELASPSLLFIFVRHGIESTLERSAIAREHMGQLLHQLLCVGHLSTAQYYQGLYEILELAEDMEIDIPHVWLYLAELVTPILQEGGVPMGELLREITKPLRPLGKASALLLEILRLLCKSMGPKKVGTLWRGAGLSWKEFLPEGEDVGAFIAEQKVEYTVGEELEAPGQRALPSEELSRQLEKLLKEGSSNQQVLDWIEANLSEQQIASNTLVRALMTTVCYSAIIFETSLRVDVAVLKARAKLLQKYLCDEQKELQALYALQALVVKLEQPANLLRMFFDTLYDEDVVKEDAFYSWESSKDPAEQQGKGVALKSVTAFFKWLREAEEEESDHN; encoded by the exons ATGAACAAGGCTCCACAGCCCACAGGCCCCCCACCCGCCCCATCCCCTGGACTCCCACAG CCAGCGTTTTCCCCGGGGCAGACAGCACCGGTGGTGTTCAGTACGCCACAAGCGACACAAATGAACACGCCTTCTCAGCCCCGCCAg CACTTCTACCCTAGCCGGGCCCAGCCCCCGAGCAGTGCAGCCTCCCGAGTGCAGAGTGCAGCCCCTGCCCGCCCTGGCCCAGCTGCTCATGTCTACCCTGCTGGATCCCAAGTAATGATGATCCCTTCCCAGATCTCCTATCCAGCTTCCCAGGGGGCCTACTACATCCCTGGACAG GGGCGTTCCACATATGTTGTCCCGACACAGCAGTACCCTGTGCAACCAGGAGCCCCAGGTTTCTATCCAGGTGCAAGCCCTACAGAGTTTGGGACCTACG ctgGCGCTTACTACCCAGCCCAAGGGGTGCAGCAGTTTCCCACTGGTGTGGCCCCCACCCCAGTTTTGATGAACCAGCCACCCCAGATTGCTCCAAAGAGGGAGCGTAAGACG ATCCGAATTCGAGATCCAAACCAAGGAGGGAAGGATATCACTGAGGAGATCATGTCTGGGGCTCGTACTGCCTCCACACCCACTCCTCCCCAG ACGGGAGGCGGTCTGGAGCCTCAGGCTAATGGGGAGTCGCCCCAGGTTGCTGTCATTGTCCGGCCAG ATGACCGGTCGCAGGGAGCAATCACTGGGGGCCGGCCAGGGCTGCCGGGCCCAGAGCACAGCCCTTCAGAATCACAGCCTTCATCACCTTCTCCAACCCCATCACCACCCCCTATTTTGGAACCGGGGTCTGAATCTAATCTTGCAGTCCTCTCTATTCCTGGAGACACTATGACAACGGGGATGATACAAATGTCTGTAGAGGAATCAACACCCATCCCTCATGAAACTGGGGAGCCATATTGCCTCTCTCCAGAACCCACTCCGCTCGCTGAACCCATATTGGAAATAGAAGTGACACTTAGCAAACCAGTTCCAGAATCTGAGTTCTCGTCAAGTCCTCTCCAGGTTTCCACCCCTCTGGCATCTCACACAGTGGAAATTCATGAGCCTAATGGCGTGGTCCCATCTGAGGATCTGGAACCAGAGATGGAGTCAAGCCCAGAActtgcccctctccctcccctgacTTGTCCTTCTGAATCCCCTGTGCGCATTGTTCCAACTGCCCAACCTGAGGAATTGCTCAACGGAGCCCCCTCGCCACCAGCTGTGGACTTAAGCCCAGTCAGTGAGCCAGAGGAGCAGGCCAAGGAAGTTACAGCATCAGTGGCCCCCTCCACTGTCTTCTCTACCACTCCAGCTGTGGCTCCTTCAGCTACTTCCCCTGCtcaggaggaggaaatggaggaagaagaagaaggaggaggaggagaagcaggagaaGCTGAGAgtgagaagggaggagaggaacTGCTCCTCTCAGAGAGCAACCCTGTCCCAGCCCACTTGTCCCAGAATTTGGAGGCAACAGCAGCCACCCAAG tggcAGTATCTGTGCCAAAGAGGAGACGGAAAATTAAGGAGCTAAATAAGAAGGAGGCTGTGGGAGACCTTCTAGATGCCTTCAAGGAG GTGAACCCAGCAGTACCAGAAGTGGAAAATCAGCCTCCTGCAGGCAATAATCCAGGTCCAGAGTCTGAGGGCAGCAGTGTGCCCCCACGGCTTGAGGAAGCAGATGAGACCTGGGActcaaaggaagacaaaattCACAATGCTGAGAACATCCAGCCTGGGGAACAGAAGTATGAATATAAGTCAG ATCAGTGGAAACCTTTAAACCTTGAGGAGAAAAAGCGTTATGACCGTGAGTTCCTACTTGGCTTTCAGTTCATCTTTGCCAGTATGCAGAAGCCAGAGGGATTGCCGCATATCAGTGATGTGGTACTGGACAAG GCCAATAAGACACCACTGCGGCCGCTGGATCCCACCAGACTACAAGGCATAAATTGTGGCTCAGACTTCACCCCATCCTTTGCTAACCTTGGCCGACCAGCCCTTAGCAACCGAGGGCCCCCAAGGGGTGGGCCAGGTGGGGAGCTGCCCCGAGGGCCG CAGGCTGGCCTTGGACCCCGGCGCTCTCAGCAGGGCCCCCGAAAGGAGCCACGGAAGATCATTGCTACAGTGTTAATGACCGAAGACATAAAACTGAACAAAGCGGAGAAGGCCTGGAAACCCAGCAGTAAGCGGACGGTGGCTGATAAGGACCGAGGGGAGGAGGATGCAGATGGTAGCAAAACCCAG GACCTGTTCCGCAGGGTACGCTCCATCCTGAATAAGCTGACACCCCAGATGTTCCAGCAGCTGATGAAGCAAGTGACGCAGCTGGCCATCGACACCGAGGAACGCCTCAAAGGGGTCATTGATCTCATCTTTGAGAAGGCCATTTCAGAGCCCAACTTCTCTGTGGCCTATGCCAACATGTGCCGCTGCCTAATGGCG CTTAAAGTGCCCACGACAGAAAAGCCAACAGTGACTGTGAACTTCCGAAAACTCTTGTTGAATCGATGTCAGAAGGagtttgaaaaagacaaagatgatgATGAGGTTTTTGAGAAGAAGCAAAAAGAGATGGATGAAGCTGCTACG GCAGAGGAACGGGGACGCCTGAAGGAAGAGCTGGAAGAGGCTAGGGACATAGCCCGGCGGCGCTCTTTAGGGAATATCAAGTTTATTGGGGAGTTGTTCAAGCTGAAGATGTTAACAGAGGCAATAATGCATGACTGTGTGGTCAAACTACTAAAAAACCATGATGAAGAGTCCCTTGAATGCCTTTGCCGTCTGCTCACCACCATTGGGAAAGACCTGGACTTTGAAAAAGCCAAG CCCCGAATGGATCAGTATTTCACCCAGatggaaaaaattattaaagaaaagaagacatcATCCCGTATCCGCTTTATGCTGCAGGATGTGCTGGATCTGCGACGG AGCAATTGGGTGCCACGCAGAGGGGATCAGGGTCCCAAGACTATTGACCAGATCCACAAGGAGGCTGAGATGGAGGAGCATCGGGAGCACATTAAAGTGCAGCAACTCATGGCCAAGGGCAGCGACAAGCGTCGGGGTGgccctccaggtccatccatca GCCGTGGCCTTCCACTTGTGGATGATGGTGGCTGGAACACAGTCCCCATCAGCAAAGGCAGCCGCCCCATTGACACCTCACGACTCACCAAGATCACGAAG cCTGGCTCCATTGATTCTAACAATCAGCTCTTTGCACCTGGAGGGCGACTGAGCTGGGGAAAGGGAAGCAGTGGAGGCTCAGGAGCCAAGCCTTCAGATGCAG CATCAGAAGCTGCTCGTCCAGCTACTAGTACCTTGAATCGCTTCTCAGCCCTTCAGCAAGCAGTACCCACAGAAAGCACAGATAATAGACGTGTGGTACAGAG gAGTAGCCTGAGCCGGGAACGAGGTGAAAAAGCTGGGGACCGGGGAGACCGCCTAGAGCGGAGTGAACGGGGAGGTGACCGTGGGGATCGGCTTGATCGTGCAAGGACACCCACCACCAAGCGGAGCTTCAGCAAGGAAGTGGAGGAGCGGAGTAGAGAACGGCCCTCTCAACCTGAGGGACTGCGCAAGGCAGCTAGCCTCACGGAGGATCGGGACCGCGGTCGGGATGCTG TGAAGCGGGAAGCCACCCTGCCCCCAGTAAGCCCTCCAAAGGCTGTACTGTCTGAGGAGGAGCTGGAGAAGAAATCCAAGGCCATTATTGAGGAATATCTGCATCTCAATGACATGAAG GAGGCAGTACAGTGTGTGCAGGAGCTGGCCTCGCCCTCCCTGCTCTTCATCTTTGTACGACATGGCATCGAGTCCACACTGGAGCGCAGCGCCATTGCTCGTGAACATATGGGACAGCTGCTGCACCAGCTGCTCTGTGTTGGACACCTCTCCACTGCTCAGTACTACCAAGG GCTGTATGAAATTTTGGAATTGGCTGAGGACATGGAAATTGACATCCCCCATGTGTGGCTCTACCTAGCAGAACTGGTAACACCCATTCTGCAGGAAGGTGGGGTGCCCATGGGGGAGCTGTTGAG ggAGATTACAAAGCCTTTGAGACCCCTGGGCAAAGCTTCTGCCCTGTTGCTGGAGATCCTGCGGCTCCTGTGCAAAAGCATG GGTCCCAAAAAGGTGGGGACACTGTGGCGaggggctgggctcagctggaagGAATTTCTACCTGAAGGCGAGGACGTTGGTGCATTCATCGCTGAGCAG AAGGTGGAGTATACCGTGGGAGAGGAGTTAGAAGCCCCTGGCCAGAGGGCACTCCCCTCTGAGGAGCTGAGCAGGCAGCTAGAGAAGCTGCTGAAGGAGGGCAGCAGTAACCAGCAGGTGTTGGACTGGATAGAG GCTAACCTGAGTGAGCAGCAGATAGCATCCAATACGTTAGTTCGAGCGCTCATGACAACTGTCTGCTATTCTGCAATTATCT TTGAGACTTCCCTCCGAGTGGATGTTGCAGTGCTGAAAGCGCGAGCGAAACTGCTACAGAAATACCTATGTGATGAGCAGAAGGAGCTGCAGGCACTCTATGCCCTCCAGGCCCTTGTAGTGAAATTAGAACAACCTGCCA ACCTGCTTCGGATGTTCTTTGATACCCTGTACGATGAGGACGTGGTGAAGGAGGATGCCTTCTACAGCTGGGAGAGTAGCAAGGACCCAGCTGAGCAACAGGGCAAGGGCGTGGCCCTTAAATCTGTCACAGCTTTCTTCAAGTGGCTTCGTGAGGCGGAGGAGGAGGAGTCTGACCACAACTGA